A genomic region of Trichothermofontia sichuanensis B231 contains the following coding sequences:
- the gloB gene encoding hydroxyacylglutathione hydrolase, with translation MDILRLPALTDNYIFLLYDADRAIAAAVDPAEPQPVLKELDRLGATLTAIFNTHHHWDHIGGNEVLLRAFPQAVVYGGAEDRGRIPGQQVFLQAGDRVEWGDRVAEILFLPGHTRAHIAYYFPPVEQSDGWGELFCGDTLFAGGCGRLLEGTPAQMVASLSQIRALPDRTRVWCAHEYTLKNLQFALTVDGENPDLLARFAAVQQARQHQEATVPSALGVEKRTNPFLRWDQPALQRSVSSQDPIQTFARMRGMKDRF, from the coding sequence ATGGACATCCTGCGCCTACCTGCCTTGACGGATAACTATATCTTTCTGCTCTATGACGCCGATCGCGCGATCGCGGCTGCCGTTGATCCCGCTGAGCCGCAGCCCGTCCTCAAAGAACTAGATCGCCTGGGGGCCACCCTCACCGCTATTTTCAATACCCACCACCATTGGGATCACATTGGGGGCAACGAGGTCTTGTTAAGAGCTTTCCCACAGGCCGTGGTCTATGGCGGGGCAGAAGACCGGGGCCGAATTCCGGGGCAGCAGGTGTTTTTGCAGGCGGGCGATCGCGTTGAATGGGGCGATCGGGTTGCTGAGATTCTCTTCCTGCCTGGTCATACCCGTGCCCATATTGCTTACTACTTCCCACCGGTTGAGCAGAGTGACGGTTGGGGAGAATTGTTCTGTGGTGATACCCTGTTTGCTGGTGGTTGTGGACGTCTCTTAGAAGGGACACCGGCTCAGATGGTGGCCTCCCTGAGCCAGATTCGCGCCTTGCCCGATCGCACGCGTGTCTGGTGTGCGCATGAATATACCCTCAAGAATCTGCAATTTGCCCTGACAGTCGATGGCGAGAATCCCGATCTGCTAGCCCGGTTTGCCGCAGTTCAGCAGGCTCGACAACACCAAGAGGCAACCGTTCCCTCAGCGCTGGGGGTGGAGAAACGCACGAATCCATTTTTGCGTTGGGATCAACCGGCTTTGCAGCGATCGGTCAGCAGCCAAGACCCCATCCAAACCTTTGCCCGAATGCGTGGGATGAAGGATCGATTTTAA
- a CDS encoding CARDB domain-containing protein, producing MTGFQRAQQALIHPLISELQPRYVTFGDPADYIVNPGDIVDGIGIDGVGRVIIEIGTNFITCSGSLLSTGRHVLTAAHCLTDDDGNLIADSTAVTFNLPSGNATIDASAVFVHPDWDGNFLRGHDIAVIELASEAPAEAQRYDIFTIRDGTEIGKVNTKVGYGQSGTGNTGATLPDGTKRAGNNIYDALADIFEGELAAPGEVTPGTQLAYDFDNGLEANDAFKFFFDITNFLPRGPELEVSAARGDSGGPTFVNGKIAGVTSYGFGFNEAPDILPGTNSSFGEISVDTRVAFYEEFINSVISNVTPELPDLTITKTDSPDPVAKGGTLTYTLTVSNAANGFDAAGIEVKDILPPDLTVTGITVGGGGFVAPSLPLASNEITFTNGTLASGASATITITGTVPDTGEFPRTIENTAIVDPDNAIEEANENNNSVTITTQVNSDLPDLTIVKADTPDPMLVGGTLTYTLTVTNVSGGVATTNIEVKDTLPSELEFISTGVGGGGFTASQSGNVVTFAGGSLADGESAILTITGRVPQEPCILTNMVVVDPNNQITERNEDNNMATATTTVVVAPTIPPTPPFPNIPGIPGLPNFPEFPGFPPPFVPPALTPTIEPPLSNPLPPIYLSTTTSNNFRGTERPETIYGGPFDDTIDGAGGNDTILGRDGRDLLIGGNGSDKLFGNQGDDRLYGGDGDDTIYGGKDNDFINGERGHDFLRGDLGNDTVRGGDGDDTIYGGKGNDWLLGDKGDDYLSGDLGDDTLDGIGRDRDSVGEIDTLIGGEGSNLFVLGTTHTIYYDDRSPGAGYGDYALIEDFNATSDRLQLKGGVNYLLNFSPNGLPGGTGIYVDDGPNVGVWDEEDELIAVLKDIAPNDSLFSRMNFV from the coding sequence TTGACAGGATTTCAAAGGGCGCAACAAGCCCTAATTCACCCGTTGATTTCTGAGTTGCAACCACGATACGTTACTTTTGGCGATCCAGCAGATTATATTGTTAATCCTGGTGATATTGTTGATGGTATCGGAATAGATGGTGTTGGGCGCGTTATTATTGAAATTGGTACAAACTTTATCACATGTTCTGGCTCACTCCTTTCAACGGGTCGGCATGTTCTCACTGCCGCTCATTGTTTAACTGATGATGATGGGAATCTAATTGCAGATAGTACTGCTGTTACGTTTAACCTACCCAGCGGTAATGCTACCATTGATGCTAGTGCAGTCTTCGTCCACCCAGATTGGGATGGCAATTTTTTACGTGGGCATGATATTGCGGTTATAGAATTAGCATCAGAAGCTCCGGCTGAGGCCCAGCGGTATGACATCTTTACGATTAGGGATGGTACAGAGATTGGTAAGGTCAATACAAAAGTGGGCTATGGTCAATCTGGGACAGGAAATACAGGAGCTACCTTACCAGATGGGACTAAGCGTGCCGGTAACAATATCTATGATGCACTAGCAGATATTTTTGAAGGTGAGCTTGCAGCACCAGGCGAGGTTACACCGGGAACACAGTTAGCCTATGATTTTGACAATGGTCTGGAAGCAAATGATGCTTTCAAGTTTTTCTTTGATATTACCAACTTCCTACCTCGTGGTCCAGAATTGGAAGTAAGTGCTGCCAGGGGTGACTCCGGAGGGCCAACTTTTGTTAATGGCAAAATTGCTGGCGTTACCTCCTATGGTTTTGGCTTTAATGAAGCCCCTGATATCCTTCCTGGTACAAATTCAAGTTTTGGCGAGATTTCAGTCGATACTCGTGTTGCTTTCTATGAAGAATTTATTAACAGTGTTATCAGTAATGTAACGCCAGAACTACCTGATCTGACGATTACGAAGACAGATAGTCCTGACCCTGTAGCAAAGGGGGGGACGCTCACCTATACACTGACGGTGAGTAATGCCGCGAATGGGTTTGATGCGGCAGGGATTGAGGTGAAGGATATCCTGCCGCCTGATTTGACGGTCACGGGGATCACGGTGGGTGGGGGTGGTTTTGTGGCACCCTCTTTACCGTTAGCGAGTAATGAGATCACGTTCACTAATGGAACACTGGCATCCGGGGCTAGTGCCACGATTACGATCACCGGAACAGTGCCGGATACGGGTGAATTTCCCCGCACGATCGAAAACACGGCGATCGTTGATCCGGATAACGCGATTGAGGAAGCCAATGAGAACAATAATTCGGTGACGATCACCACCCAGGTGAATTCGGATCTGCCTGATTTGACGATCGTTAAAGCGGATACGCCTGATCCTATGCTGGTTGGTGGGACGTTGACCTATACCTTGACTGTGACCAATGTGTCGGGTGGGGTGGCAACCACCAATATCGAGGTGAAAGATACCCTACCCAGTGAATTGGAGTTTATCTCTACGGGCGTGGGGGGTGGCGGGTTTACAGCCAGTCAGTCGGGGAATGTGGTGACCTTCGCTGGCGGTAGCTTGGCCGATGGAGAAAGTGCCATCCTCACGATTACAGGTCGAGTGCCGCAGGAGCCTTGCATCCTAACGAATATGGTAGTGGTTGATCCCAATAACCAGATCACAGAGCGTAATGAGGATAACAACATGGCCACAGCAACAACTACGGTGGTAGTGGCTCCTACAATTCCACCCACACCACCGTTTCCCAACATCCCTGGTATCCCTGGTTTGCCTAACTTTCCTGAATTCCCCGGCTTCCCGCCACCCTTTGTGCCTCCGGCCTTGACGCCAACGATCGAACCACCCCTCAGCAACCCTCTACCCCCTATCTATCTCTCGACGACCACCAGCAATAACTTTCGGGGAACGGAAAGGCCTGAAACCATCTATGGCGGTCCCTTCGATGACACGATCGATGGTGCCGGTGGCAACGATACGATCCTCGGTCGCGATGGACGTGACCTGTTGATTGGCGGCAATGGCAGTGACAAGTTGTTCGGTAATCAGGGTGACGATCGGCTTTATGGCGGGGATGGGGATGACACCATTTACGGCGGTAAAGATAACGACTTTATCAATGGTGAACGGGGGCACGATTTCCTGCGCGGCGATTTAGGTAACGATACGGTGCGCGGCGGGGATGGGGATGACACCATTTACGGCGGTAAAGGTAATGATTGGTTGCTGGGTGATAAGGGGGATGATTACCTGAGTGGTGATTTGGGAGATGACACCCTGGATGGTATTGGCCGCGATCGCGATTCGGTGGGTGAAATTGATACGCTGATCGGGGGTGAAGGATCTAACCTCTTTGTTTTGGGGACGACCCATACAATTTACTACGACGATCGGAGTCCGGGGGCAGGCTATGGGGATTATGCATTGATCGAGGACTTCAATGCTACCAGCGATCGGCTGCAACTCAAAGGCGGCGTGAATTATCTCCTGAACTTTAGTCCGAATGGATTACCGGGCGGTACGGGCATTTATGTTGATGATGGTCCCAATGTTGGTGTCTGGGATGAGGAGGACGAGTTGATCGCCGTCCTCAAGGATATTGCCCCCAACGACAGTCTCTTCTCACGCATGAACTTCGTCTAG
- the hmpF gene encoding pilus motility taxis protein HmpF, with protein sequence MLYLAEVQKQGSGFMGRAKAELRLLACQQAESSWEAVRGEEILAAEEATNLGAGTLVLVDIGKNKQIQRLITDTPKQLVSILQNFSRQQKEFKRKEEEIEQWRHSLEYQSNELNLKVMEMEAERQEFESLREEAEQIKQQREEAEALRQQALALQEELDRQKQELEGAWAHLRGETMRLEERKNELGMGSGLSEAQLRSIQELLDRLSSAVAPTDVLREQLNASFELMTNQQAFLDHHWQQLEQQRTYAQQQEAMIDQAAHILQANWSTWRQTQASLEKLQQEITAQDQLIGAKQNQVEFLTLQLEEQERLYRQINQLVDPLAEQEDDRVDVQALRNMPLEELQSLVAELQRELERSSQFVNDQEEELRLQQQTIEELRQKLATTNEIERLSLETQIADEQESYQMLNESLVGSRRNLQERQEIFHRHQAILNERQGIYTDAAQSQRAALEPLLNQVDSQRQRQQEVLQHLEREIEQMRAALLQSRTLLEQQLAEQTRQQTELMQQEESLQSQRVSVSELRGKINLYEETLQPLQDRLNSLREKLEALAGGIAQVQEVRDQQLQATENLRQTLNAVAGISAPELVNR encoded by the coding sequence GTGCTGTACCTAGCGGAAGTACAAAAGCAAGGAAGCGGGTTCATGGGTAGGGCCAAGGCCGAACTCAGGTTACTGGCTTGTCAGCAGGCTGAGTCGAGCTGGGAGGCAGTACGGGGTGAAGAGATTTTGGCTGCTGAAGAGGCGACGAATTTAGGGGCTGGGACCCTGGTCTTGGTGGACATTGGTAAAAATAAACAGATCCAGCGTCTGATCACGGATACTCCCAAGCAGCTAGTCAGCATTCTGCAAAACTTTTCGCGTCAGCAGAAGGAATTTAAGCGCAAAGAGGAAGAAATTGAACAATGGCGGCACTCCCTGGAGTATCAGAGCAACGAACTCAACCTCAAAGTGATGGAGATGGAGGCGGAGCGCCAAGAGTTTGAGAGTCTGCGGGAAGAAGCCGAACAGATCAAACAACAACGGGAGGAAGCCGAAGCTCTTCGCCAGCAAGCCCTCGCCCTTCAGGAAGAACTTGATCGCCAGAAACAGGAGTTGGAAGGGGCTTGGGCGCATCTGCGCGGTGAAACGATGCGCTTGGAGGAACGCAAGAACGAACTGGGGATGGGGAGTGGGCTGAGTGAGGCACAACTGCGATCGATTCAGGAACTGCTTGATCGCCTATCGAGTGCGGTAGCGCCCACCGATGTCTTGCGGGAGCAGCTCAATGCTTCCTTTGAGTTGATGACCAATCAACAGGCGTTTTTGGACCATCACTGGCAGCAACTCGAACAGCAGCGCACCTATGCGCAACAGCAAGAGGCTATGATTGACCAGGCAGCCCATATCCTCCAGGCTAACTGGTCTACTTGGCGTCAGACGCAGGCCAGCTTGGAAAAACTGCAACAGGAGATTACCGCTCAAGATCAGTTAATTGGGGCCAAACAAAATCAGGTAGAATTTCTCACCCTGCAACTTGAAGAGCAGGAACGTCTGTACCGTCAGATTAACCAACTGGTTGATCCGCTGGCCGAGCAGGAAGATGATCGGGTTGATGTTCAGGCCCTTCGGAATATGCCCCTAGAGGAATTACAATCCCTAGTGGCCGAGCTACAGCGGGAATTAGAGCGTTCCTCCCAATTTGTGAACGATCAGGAAGAAGAGCTGCGACTGCAACAGCAGACAATTGAAGAACTCCGGCAAAAACTGGCTACTACGAATGAGATTGAGCGGCTGAGTTTGGAAACCCAGATTGCCGACGAGCAAGAAAGCTATCAAATGCTCAACGAATCCCTGGTGGGGTCACGCCGGAACCTTCAGGAGCGACAGGAAATTTTCCATCGCCATCAAGCCATCCTCAACGAACGCCAGGGCATTTACACTGATGCTGCCCAGAGCCAGCGGGCGGCTCTTGAACCCCTCCTGAACCAGGTGGATAGCCAGCGGCAACGTCAACAGGAAGTCCTCCAGCATCTGGAGCGTGAAATCGAGCAAATGCGAGCAGCGCTGCTGCAAAGCCGTACCCTGCTGGAGCAGCAGTTGGCCGAACAGACCCGCCAGCAAACCGAGTTAATGCAACAGGAAGAGTCTCTCCAGTCACAACGGGTAAGTGTGAGTGAACTGCGGGGGAAAATCAACCTGTACGAAGAAACCCTCCAACCGCTCCAGGATCGGCTCAACAGCCTGCGTGAAAAATTGGAAGCCTTAGCCGGGGGTATTGCGCAAGTGCAGGAAGTCCGCGATCAACAGCTACAAGCCACTGAAAACTTGCGGCAGACCTTAAATGCCGTAGCGGGTATTTCCGCACCAGAACTCGTGAATCGCTAA
- a CDS encoding helix-turn-helix domain-containing protein: MAGPIADFTPQLRRQMQVVGIPSFAALARLAGVSRGQIRRLRQGRVGEMPLAVLVCLSRSLQMSLIAFLETFTPPAMQVDWSGDEGVSQSETVVGLVARLAAYEREYGILQAQLAQQQRSLVTQFQRDSLDILEPWLRSWPKAEAAVANKPDLPAERLLRLAQPIKQLLHHWGVVEIGPIGAIVPFDPQLHQIQGGTVPLGEWVEVVGVGYRQGDRLLWRAEVKLATRQP, encoded by the coding sequence ATGGCAGGGCCGATCGCGGATTTTACGCCCCAGTTACGCCGCCAGATGCAGGTTGTCGGGATTCCGAGTTTTGCGGCCTTGGCTCGGCTAGCGGGGGTTTCCCGTGGGCAAATTCGGCGTTTACGTCAGGGACGGGTGGGGGAAATGCCGTTGGCGGTGTTGGTGTGCCTGAGCCGATCGCTGCAAATGTCCTTGATCGCTTTTCTGGAAACGTTTACGCCGCCGGCAATGCAGGTGGATTGGTCAGGGGATGAAGGGGTAAGTCAGTCAGAGACGGTGGTTGGGCTGGTGGCGCGGCTAGCGGCTTATGAGCGGGAGTATGGGATTCTTCAGGCTCAGTTGGCGCAACAGCAACGATCGCTCGTAACCCAGTTTCAGCGGGATAGTTTGGATATTCTGGAGCCGTGGTTGCGATCGTGGCCGAAGGCGGAGGCGGCGGTGGCGAATAAGCCGGATTTACCGGCAGAGCGGTTACTGCGCTTGGCCCAACCGATTAAGCAGTTGTTGCACCACTGGGGGGTTGTAGAAATTGGGCCAATCGGAGCGATCGTGCCCTTTGATCCCCAGCTTCACCAAATCCAAGGGGGTACAGTGCCGCTAGGGGAATGGGTAGAGGTGGTGGGTGTGGGCTATCGGCAGGGCGATCGCTTGCTCTGGCGGGCCGAGGTGAAACTAGCAACGCGCCAACCTTGA
- a CDS encoding sulfiredoxin has product MAIRVEEVPIGAIRRPLPRQTDPQKVVDLMASIQVEGLREPIEVLEVEGEYYGFSGCHRYEACQRLGYETIRCRVRRAPRSVLQRHLA; this is encoded by the coding sequence ATGGCCATTAGAGTTGAGGAGGTTCCGATCGGGGCGATTCGGCGGCCTCTGCCACGCCAGACTGATCCGCAGAAGGTGGTGGATTTGATGGCATCGATTCAGGTGGAGGGGTTACGGGAGCCGATCGAGGTTCTGGAGGTTGAGGGAGAATATTATGGGTTCTCTGGGTGCCATCGCTATGAGGCCTGTCAACGGTTAGGCTATGAGACGATTCGCTGTCGCGTGCGGCGTGCGCCTCGGTCAGTTTTGCAACGGCATCTAGCCTAG
- a CDS encoding Dps family protein, producing the protein MMLTQENAMPINIGIDEQHRAEIAEGLSRVLADTYTLYLKTHNFHWNVTGPMFYSLHTLFETQYTELALAVDLIAERIRALGFPAPGNYSDYARLTAIPETPGVPVAEDMIRLLVEANETVARTLREVFPIAERAGDEVSADLMTQRLQVHEKAAWMLRSMLPA; encoded by the coding sequence ATGATGTTGACTCAAGAGAATGCGATGCCGATCAATATTGGGATTGATGAACAACACCGGGCGGAAATTGCCGAGGGGTTATCGCGAGTGTTGGCGGATACCTATACGCTGTATCTGAAAACCCATAATTTCCACTGGAATGTGACGGGGCCAATGTTCTATTCGTTGCACACGCTTTTTGAAACCCAATATACAGAGTTGGCGCTAGCGGTGGATCTGATTGCGGAACGGATTCGGGCGTTGGGGTTTCCGGCACCGGGCAATTACAGTGACTATGCACGGCTGACGGCGATCCCGGAAACGCCGGGGGTGCCGGTGGCGGAGGACATGATCCGTTTACTGGTGGAGGCGAATGAGACGGTGGCCCGCACGCTGCGGGAGGTGTTCCCCATCGCAGAACGGGCGGGAGATGAGGTGTCGGCGGATTTGATGACGCAGCGGTTGCAGGTGCATGAGAAGGCGGCATGGATGCTGCGGAGTATGTTGCCGGCTTAG